The Pseudomonas azotoformans genome has a segment encoding these proteins:
- the pmbA gene encoding metalloprotease PmbA, with translation MSAAQSVGPQALPALQEQVEQILAEAKRQGASACEVAVSLEQGLSTSVRQREVETVEFNRDQGFGITLYVGQRKGSASTSASGPEAIRETVAAALAIAKHTSEDESSGLADKALMAKDLKDFDLFHAWDITPEQAIEKALICEAAAFDADARIKNADGTTLSTHQGCRVYGNSHGFIGGYASTRHSLSCVMIAEADGQMQRDYWYDVNRQGELLADPVSIGQRAAQRAASRLGARPVPTCEVPVLFSAELAGGLFGSFLGAISGGNLYRKSSFLEGAIGQKLFPEWLTIDERPHLMRAMGSTSFDGDGLATYAKPFVEKGELVSYVLGTYAGRKLGLPSTANSGGVHNLFVTHGDEDQAALLRRMGRGLLVTELMGHGLNMVTGDYSRGAAGFWVENGEIQFAVQEVTIAGNMRDMFKQIVAVGNDLELRSNIRTGSVLIERMTVAGS, from the coding sequence ATGAGTGCAGCCCAAAGCGTCGGTCCGCAAGCGTTACCGGCACTGCAGGAACAAGTCGAGCAGATCCTTGCCGAGGCCAAGCGCCAGGGGGCCAGTGCCTGTGAAGTGGCGGTGTCGCTGGAGCAGGGGCTGTCGACGTCGGTGCGCCAGCGGGAAGTGGAAACCGTTGAGTTCAACCGCGACCAGGGTTTTGGTATCACCTTGTATGTCGGGCAACGCAAAGGTTCGGCCAGTACCTCGGCCAGCGGTCCGGAAGCGATTCGCGAGACGGTGGCGGCTGCGTTGGCAATCGCCAAGCACACCTCCGAGGACGAAAGCTCGGGCCTGGCCGACAAGGCGCTGATGGCCAAGGACCTGAAGGACTTCGATCTGTTTCACGCCTGGGACATCACCCCCGAACAGGCCATTGAAAAGGCGCTGATCTGCGAAGCCGCCGCGTTCGACGCCGATGCCCGCATCAAGAATGCGGATGGCACCACGTTGAGTACGCATCAAGGTTGCCGTGTGTATGGCAACAGCCATGGCTTTATCGGTGGTTATGCGTCCACCCGCCATAGCTTGAGCTGCGTGATGATCGCCGAGGCTGATGGCCAGATGCAACGCGATTACTGGTATGACGTGAACCGCCAGGGCGAGTTGCTGGCGGACCCGGTCAGTATTGGCCAGCGCGCCGCGCAGCGTGCGGCGAGCCGTCTGGGCGCACGCCCGGTACCGACCTGTGAAGTGCCGGTGCTGTTTTCGGCAGAACTGGCCGGTGGGCTGTTTGGCAGTTTCCTGGGGGCGATTTCCGGTGGCAACTTGTACCGCAAATCTTCGTTCCTGGAGGGGGCGATTGGCCAGAAGCTGTTCCCGGAATGGCTGACCATTGATGAGCGCCCGCACTTGATGCGCGCCATGGGCAGTACGTCGTTCGACGGTGATGGTTTGGCGACCTATGCCAAGCCGTTCGTCGAGAAGGGCGAGTTGGTGTCTTACGTGTTGGGCACCTACGCCGGTCGCAAGCTGGGCCTGCCAAGCACCGCAAACTCCGGTGGTGTACACAACCTGTTCGTTACCCATGGCGATGAAGACCAGGCGGCGCTGCTGCGGCGCATGGGGCGCGGCTTGCTGGTGACTGAGCTGATGGGCCATGGCCTGAACATGGTCACCGGTGATTACTCCCGCGGCGCGGCGGGTTTCTGGGTGGAAAATGGCGAGATCCAGTTTGCCGTCCAGGAAGTGACCATCGCCGGCAATATGCGCGACATGTTCAAGCAGATCGTCGCCGTGGGTAATGATCTGGAATTGCGCAGCAACATTCGCACAGGTTCGGTGTTGATAGAGCGGATGACTGTCGCCGGCAGCTAA
- a CDS encoding ZIP family metal transporter: MGTETLAISSGRMFRYAFGSLLLLAGTALLVAHGLAWLNLEPRILRALQGGSICALGTALGAVPVLVIRRMPVALSDTLLGFGAGVMLAATAFSLIVPGIAAAEGLGLSPWGASGLISFGIMLGAFGLYLVDRKVSGASPEMLVGTPEKPVIPPRIWLFVFAIIAHNIPEGMAVGVSAGGGMPDADSLAMGIALQDVPEGLVIALVLAGAGMSRVKAFLIGAASGLVEPVFAVLCAWLVSLAEVLLPLGLALAAGAMLLVVTHEVIPESRRNGHEKLASLGLCIGFCLMMVMDTALG; encoded by the coding sequence ATGGGCACTGAAACACTGGCGATCAGCAGCGGGCGGATGTTTCGTTACGCATTTGGCTCGCTGCTGCTGTTGGCAGGTACTGCATTGCTGGTGGCCCATGGGCTGGCCTGGCTGAACCTGGAACCGCGCATTCTGCGCGCCCTGCAGGGCGGATCCATCTGCGCACTCGGCACGGCGCTCGGTGCGGTGCCGGTGCTGGTTATTCGACGGATGCCGGTGGCGTTGAGCGATACGCTGCTGGGGTTTGGGGCTGGAGTCATGCTGGCGGCGACAGCGTTTTCGCTGATCGTGCCGGGCATTGCCGCGGCTGAAGGCCTGGGCCTTTCGCCCTGGGGCGCCAGTGGTTTGATCAGTTTTGGCATCATGTTGGGTGCTTTCGGGCTGTATCTGGTGGATCGCAAGGTCTCCGGCGCCAGCCCGGAAATGCTGGTGGGCACGCCGGAAAAACCGGTGATTCCGCCGCGTATCTGGCTGTTCGTGTTTGCCATCATCGCCCACAACATCCCGGAGGGTATGGCGGTCGGCGTCTCGGCGGGCGGTGGCATGCCGGATGCCGACAGCCTGGCCATGGGCATTGCCTTGCAGGATGTGCCCGAAGGGTTGGTGATTGCGTTGGTGTTGGCCGGGGCGGGGATGTCGCGGGTCAAGGCGTTCCTGATCGGCGCGGCATCAGGTCTGGTGGAGCCGGTATTTGCTGTGCTCTGCGCCTGGTTGGTGAGCCTGGCCGAGGTGCTCTTACCGCTGGGGCTGGCCCTGGCAGCCGGCGCGATGCTGTTGGTGGTGACTCACGAAGTGATCCCCGAGTCACGACGCAATGGCCACGAAAAACTCGCCAGCCTGGGGCTGTGCATCGGGTTCTGCTTGATGATGGTGATGGATACCGCGTTGGGGTGA
- a CDS encoding HPr family phosphocarrier protein yields MPALEIEIINKLGLHARASAKFVGVAGQFPCQIRAGRTPESMVDGKSIMAMMMLAAGKGTKIHLKTEGEQEDEAMAALVALINNFFDEGE; encoded by the coding sequence ATGCCCGCTCTGGAAATTGAAATCATCAACAAACTGGGCCTGCACGCCCGTGCCTCGGCCAAATTCGTCGGCGTGGCCGGGCAGTTTCCCTGCCAGATCCGCGCCGGTCGCACGCCAGAGTCCATGGTCGACGGTAAAAGCATCATGGCGATGATGATGTTGGCAGCCGGCAAGGGCACCAAGATTCATTTGAAGACAGAAGGTGAGCAGGAAGACGAAGCGATGGCCGCACTGGTAGCGCTGATCAATAACTTCTTTGATGAGGGTGAGTAA
- the lptB gene encoding LPS export ABC transporter ATP-binding protein, giving the protein MATLKAQHLAKAYKSRQVVRDVSLSIDSGQIVGLLGPNGAGKTTCFYMIVGLVQADQGRVLIDDLDVSHQPMHGRARAGIGYLPQEASIFRKLSVADNIMAILETRKELDRDGRRKELESLLQEFHINHIRDNLGMSLSGGERRRVEIARALATAPKFILLDEPFAGVDPISVGDIKQIIHHLKAKGIGVLITDHNVRETLDICETAYIVNDGQLIAEGDSATILANELVKEVYLGHEFRL; this is encoded by the coding sequence ATGGCAACCCTGAAAGCCCAGCATCTGGCCAAGGCCTATAAAAGCCGTCAGGTCGTGCGCGACGTCAGCCTGTCGATCGACAGCGGCCAGATCGTCGGCTTGCTCGGCCCCAACGGCGCCGGCAAGACCACTTGCTTCTACATGATCGTCGGCCTGGTCCAGGCGGACCAGGGTCGCGTCCTGATCGACGACCTCGACGTGAGCCACCAGCCGATGCACGGCCGTGCGCGCGCCGGTATCGGCTATCTTCCGCAGGAGGCGTCGATCTTCCGCAAACTGTCGGTCGCCGATAACATCATGGCGATCCTCGAGACCCGCAAGGAGCTCGACCGTGATGGCCGTCGCAAGGAGCTGGAAAGCCTGCTGCAGGAATTCCACATCAACCACATCCGCGACAACCTCGGTATGAGCTTGTCTGGTGGTGAGCGTCGCCGTGTGGAAATCGCCCGCGCCCTGGCTACGGCACCCAAGTTCATCCTGCTGGACGAACCGTTTGCCGGCGTTGACCCGATCTCGGTCGGCGACATCAAGCAGATCATCCACCACCTCAAGGCCAAGGGCATTGGCGTGTTGATCACCGACCACAACGTCCGTGAGACCCTCGATATCTGCGAAACCGCGTATATCGTCAACGATGGTCAACTGATCGCCGAAGGTGATTCCGCTACCATCCTGGCCAACGAACTGGTCAAGGAAGTGTACCTGGGTCACGAGTTCCGCCTGTAA
- the lptA gene encoding lipopolysaccharide transport periplasmic protein LptA has translation MRLVKTLPILLGLGAALGSVSAWALPNDSQQPIHISADDAQLDDKQGVATYTGGVIITQGSMKITGNTVTLTRTKTGDIDVVTSVGNLAYFEQKQSPTDTGPMKGYGKTIQYHAQQNRIVLIDQAKVLSPDGNSTEGEKITYDTVKQIANAGRANGNKVTAPRPRIDMVIQPKKKAE, from the coding sequence ATGAGGCTCGTTAAAACTCTCCCTATTTTGCTCGGCCTGGGCGCAGCACTGGGAAGCGTGAGCGCCTGGGCTCTGCCGAACGATAGCCAGCAGCCGATCCACATCTCGGCCGACGATGCGCAGCTGGATGACAAGCAAGGCGTTGCCACCTACACCGGCGGCGTGATCATCACCCAGGGTTCGATGAAAATCACCGGTAATACCGTGACGCTTACGCGCACCAAGACCGGCGATATCGATGTCGTGACCTCGGTAGGCAACCTGGCTTACTTCGAACAGAAGCAGTCGCCCACCGACACGGGCCCGATGAAAGGCTATGGCAAGACAATCCAGTACCACGCCCAGCAAAACCGCATCGTACTGATCGACCAGGCCAAGGTGCTCAGCCCCGATGGCAACTCCACGGAAGGTGAGAAAATCACCTATGACACCGTGAAACAGATCGCTAACGCCGGTCGTGCCAATGGCAACAAGGTCACCGCGCCTCGTCCACGCATCGACATGGTTATCCAGCCGAAGAAGAAGGCCGAGTAA
- the ptsN gene encoding PTS IIA-like nitrogen regulatory protein PtsN — MIRLETILTPGRSLVNVPGGSKKKALEQIANLIAREVPDLEMQDVFDALIAREKLGSTGFGNGIAIPHCRLKGCETPVSALLHLEAPIDFDAIDGAPVDLLFVLLVPQAATDAHLELLRQIASMLDRKEVRDKLRSASSNEALYQVVLDEQNGQ; from the coding sequence ATGATCCGACTTGAAACCATCCTGACCCCCGGCCGTTCCCTCGTGAACGTGCCGGGCGGCAGCAAGAAGAAAGCCCTCGAACAAATTGCCAACCTGATCGCGCGCGAAGTGCCGGATCTGGAGATGCAAGATGTCTTCGACGCGCTGATTGCCCGTGAAAAACTCGGTTCCACCGGTTTTGGCAACGGCATCGCCATTCCTCACTGCCGTCTCAAGGGCTGCGAAACCCCCGTCAGCGCCCTGCTGCACCTGGAAGCCCCCATTGATTTCGATGCGATCGACGGCGCCCCGGTTGACCTGCTGTTCGTTCTGCTGGTCCCGCAAGCCGCCACCGATGCGCACCTGGAACTGCTCCGGCAGATCGCCAGCATGCTCGACCGCAAGGAAGTACGTGACAAACTGCGCAGTGCCAGCAGCAACGAGGCGCTGTATCAGGTTGTCCTGGATGAACAGAACGGGCAGTAA
- a CDS encoding RNA polymerase factor sigma-54, with protein MKPSLVLRMGQQLTMTPQLQQAIRLLQLSTLDLQQEIQEALESNPMLERQEEGDDFDNADPLADNIEQKPNSDVQEPSYQETAPTVDNLEEGEWNERIPNELPVDTAWEDVYQTSASSLPSNDDDEWDFTTRTSAGESLQSHLLWQLNLAPMSDTDRLIAVTLIDCINNQGYLDETLEEILEAFDPELDIELDEIEAVLHRIQQFEPAGIGARTLSECLLLQLRQLPAKTPWLAEAQRLVTDYIDLLGSRDYSQLMRRMKLKEDDLRQVIELVQSLNPRPGSQIESSEAEYVVPDVIVRKDNERWLVELNQESVPRLRVNPQYAGFVRRADTSADNTFMRNQLQEARWFIKSLQSRNETLMKVATQIVEHQRGFLEYGDEAMKPLVLHDIAEAVGMHESTISRVTTQKFMHTPRGIYELKYFFSSHVSTSEGGECSSTAIRAIIKKLVAAENQKKPLSDSKIAGLLEAQGIQVARRTVAKYRESLGIAPSSERKRLM; from the coding sequence ATGAAACCATCGCTAGTCCTGAGAATGGGCCAGCAGCTGACGATGACACCGCAGCTGCAACAGGCCATCCGCCTGCTCCAATTGTCGACCTTGGACCTGCAACAGGAAATCCAGGAGGCCCTGGAGTCCAATCCGATGCTCGAACGCCAGGAAGAAGGCGACGACTTCGATAACGCAGACCCGCTGGCCGATAACATCGAGCAAAAACCCAATTCCGACGTGCAGGAACCCTCCTATCAGGAAACCGCCCCTACGGTGGATAACCTCGAGGAAGGCGAATGGAACGAACGCATCCCCAACGAGCTTCCTGTCGACACGGCCTGGGAAGACGTCTACCAGACCAGCGCCAGCAGCCTACCCAGCAACGACGATGACGAGTGGGACTTCACCACCCGCACCTCCGCCGGTGAAAGCCTGCAGAGCCATTTGCTGTGGCAACTGAACCTGGCGCCGATGTCGGACACCGACCGTCTGATCGCCGTGACCCTGATCGATTGCATCAACAACCAGGGTTATCTAGACGAGACGCTTGAAGAGATTCTTGAAGCCTTCGACCCGGAACTGGATATCGAGCTGGACGAGATTGAAGCCGTCCTGCACCGCATCCAGCAGTTCGAGCCTGCTGGAATCGGCGCGCGCACTCTCAGCGAATGCCTGCTGCTGCAATTGCGCCAACTGCCAGCCAAGACACCTTGGCTCGCCGAGGCCCAGCGTCTGGTCACCGATTACATCGACCTGCTGGGCAGCCGCGACTACAGCCAGTTGATGCGCCGCATGAAGCTCAAGGAAGACGACCTGCGCCAGGTCATCGAGCTGGTACAGAGCCTCAACCCGCGCCCAGGCTCGCAAATCGAGTCCAGCGAAGCCGAATACGTGGTGCCTGACGTGATCGTGCGCAAGGACAACGAGCGCTGGCTGGTGGAGCTGAACCAGGAGTCGGTGCCACGCCTGCGGGTCAATCCGCAATATGCCGGTTTCGTGCGTCGCGCCGACACCAGCGCCGACAACACCTTCATGCGCAACCAGTTGCAGGAAGCGCGCTGGTTCATCAAGAGCCTGCAAAGCCGCAACGAAACCCTGATGAAAGTGGCCACCCAGATCGTCGAGCACCAGCGCGGCTTCCTGGAGTACGGCGACGAAGCCATGAAACCGCTGGTGCTGCATGACATCGCCGAAGCGGTGGGCATGCATGAATCGACGATTTCCCGGGTCACCACGCAGAAATTCATGCATACCCCACGGGGTATTTATGAACTGAAATACTTTTTCTCAAGCCACGTCAGCACCTCCGAAGGCGGTGAATGCTCGTCCACGGCGATCCGCGCGATCATCAAAAAACTGGTTGCCGCGGAAAATCAGAAAAAGCCATTGAGTGACAGTAAGATCGCTGGTTTACTGGAGGCACAAGGCATTCAGGTCGCCCGTCGAACCGTCGCCAAGTACCGCGAGTCCCTCGGGATCGCGCCTTCCAGCGAGCGTAAGCGTTTGATGTGA
- a CDS encoding superoxide dismutase encodes MTYTLPALPYAYDALEPHIDAQTMEIHYTKHHQTYINNLNAAVEGTEFAGWPVEKLVSSVQQLPEKLRAAVINQGGGHANHSLFWAVMSPKGGGKPEGVLGKAIDEQLGGFDSFKEAFTKAALTRFGSGWAWLSVTPQKTLVVESSGNQDSPLMNGNTPILGLDVWEHAYYLLYQNRRPEYINAFYSVINWPEVAARYQAAVA; translated from the coding sequence ATGACTTATACCCTGCCTGCATTGCCTTACGCCTATGACGCCCTGGAACCGCATATCGATGCGCAAACCATGGAAATCCACTACACCAAGCACCACCAAACCTACATCAACAACCTCAACGCTGCCGTCGAGGGCACCGAGTTCGCCGGTTGGCCGGTCGAGAAGCTGGTCTCCAGCGTGCAGCAACTGCCAGAAAAACTGCGCGCAGCGGTGATCAATCAGGGCGGTGGGCATGCCAACCACTCGCTGTTCTGGGCGGTGATGTCGCCTAAAGGCGGCGGCAAGCCCGAGGGCGTACTGGGCAAAGCCATCGACGAACAACTGGGCGGCTTCGACAGCTTCAAGGAGGCTTTCACCAAGGCCGCGTTGACCCGTTTCGGCAGCGGCTGGGCCTGGCTGAGCGTCACCCCGCAAAAGACCTTGGTGGTGGAAAGCAGCGGTAACCAGGACAGCCCGCTGATGAACGGCAACACGCCGATACTCGGTCTGGACGTGTGGGAGCACGCCTACTACCTGCTGTACCAGAACCGCCGTCCGGAATACATCAATGCCTTCTACAGTGTTATCAACTGGCCAGAAGTCGCCGCACGCTATCAGGCCGCCGTGGCCTGA
- the rapZ gene encoding RNase adapter RapZ — translation MRLIIVSGRSGSGKSTALNVLEDNGFYCIDNLPAGLLPELAERALIHTELAQPLVAVSIDARNLPSHLERFPQLLEEVRAKHIHCDVLYLDADEETLLKRFSETRRRHPLSSPHRSLAEAIEDETKLLGPIIDLADLKINTTSLNLYQLRDAIKLRLLNQPEPGTAFLVESFGFKRGMPVDADLVFDVRCLPNPYWKPELREQSGLDQPVADYLAAQPDVEEMFQDISSYLLKWLPRFAASNRAYVTIAIGCTGGHHRSVYLTERLGQVLQQTLKNVQVRHRDLS, via the coding sequence ATGCGTTTGATCATCGTCAGCGGCCGCTCCGGCTCGGGTAAAAGTACCGCCCTCAATGTGCTTGAGGACAACGGTTTCTATTGCATCGACAACCTGCCCGCCGGCCTGCTGCCGGAACTGGCGGAACGCGCGTTGATCCACACCGAACTGGCGCAACCCCTGGTCGCCGTTTCGATTGATGCCCGCAACCTGCCCAGCCACCTTGAGCGATTCCCGCAATTGCTCGAGGAAGTACGGGCCAAGCACATTCATTGCGACGTGCTGTACTTGGACGCCGATGAAGAGACCCTGCTCAAGCGGTTCTCCGAAACCCGCCGGCGTCACCCCCTCAGCAGCCCTCACCGCTCCCTGGCCGAAGCCATCGAAGACGAAACCAAGCTGCTGGGCCCGATCATTGACCTCGCCGACCTCAAGATCAACACCACCAGCCTCAACCTGTACCAGTTGCGTGATGCCATCAAGCTGCGCCTGCTGAACCAGCCGGAGCCGGGTACGGCGTTTCTGGTGGAGTCGTTTGGGTTCAAGCGCGGCATGCCAGTGGACGCCGACCTGGTGTTCGATGTGCGCTGCCTGCCCAACCCTTACTGGAAGCCGGAACTGCGTGAACAGTCGGGGCTGGATCAGCCCGTGGCCGATTACCTGGCCGCGCAACCGGATGTGGAGGAGATGTTCCAGGACATCTCCAGCTACCTGCTCAAATGGCTACCGCGTTTTGCCGCAAGCAACCGCGCCTATGTCACCATTGCCATCGGCTGCACCGGCGGGCACCACCGCTCCGTCTACTTGACCGAGCGCCTGGGCCAGGTGTTGCAACAAACCCTCAAGAACGTCCAGGTCCGCCACCGCGACCTTAGCTGA
- the yjgA gene encoding ribosome biogenesis factor YjgA has product MVDSYDDSLDGEKSKTQVKRELHALVDLGERLTTLKKDLIAKLPLTDEMRRALADAPKHTANIARKRHISFIGKLMRDQDIDAILTLLDQTDASTRQYNERFHNLERWRDRLISGDDAVLEKFVVDYPDADRQQLRSLIRQAQHELAHNKAPATSRKIFKYIRELDETQRGLR; this is encoded by the coding sequence ATGGTTGATTCTTACGACGACTCCCTCGATGGGGAGAAAAGCAAAACCCAGGTCAAACGTGAGCTGCATGCTCTGGTTGACCTCGGCGAGCGCCTTACAACGCTCAAAAAAGACTTGATTGCAAAACTGCCACTGACCGACGAAATGCGTCGTGCCCTGGCCGATGCGCCCAAGCACACCGCGAATATCGCGCGTAAACGGCACATCTCGTTTATCGGCAAACTCATGCGCGATCAGGACATCGACGCCATTCTGACCTTGCTCGATCAAACCGATGCCTCGACTCGCCAGTACAACGAACGCTTCCATAACCTGGAACGTTGGCGTGACCGCCTGATCTCGGGCGATGACGCGGTGCTGGAGAAATTCGTGGTGGACTACCCGGACGCGGACCGCCAGCAACTGCGCTCCCTGATCCGTCAGGCCCAGCACGAACTGGCGCATAACAAGGCGCCGGCCACCAGCCGTAAAATCTTCAAGTACATCCGTGAGCTGGACGAGACTCAACGCGGCCTGCGCTGA
- the hpf gene encoding ribosome hibernation-promoting factor, HPF/YfiA family has translation MQVNISGHQLEVTKPLREYTESKLNKLAGHFDKITNVQVIMEVDKLKQKIEATLHVPNAKLVANAEHEDMYAAIDSLYDKLDRQLIKHKEKNLHLMQGTGR, from the coding sequence ATGCAAGTCAACATCAGTGGACACCAGCTGGAAGTCACCAAACCCCTGCGTGAATACACCGAAAGCAAGCTGAACAAGCTGGCAGGGCATTTTGACAAAATCACCAACGTGCAGGTCATCATGGAGGTCGATAAGCTCAAGCAGAAAATCGAGGCCACCCTGCACGTACCGAATGCAAAGCTGGTCGCCAATGCGGAGCATGAAGACATGTACGCGGCGATTGACTCGCTCTACGACAAGCTTGACCGCCAACTCATAAAGCATAAGGAAAAGAATCTGCACCTGATGCAAGGTACAGGTCGTTAA
- the lptC gene encoding LPS export ABC transporter periplasmic protein LptC translates to MLSKKIRNFLLFGVIAALFLAVGYWNISPERFLDQPAAQVDEGAIDYYATNAKSVQFLPDGKVQYEMTSDKVEHVKASEITLLTNPDMNIYRGTEFPWHVTSKRGEVNPDGTEVELIDSVRVARTDDKNRETVITSSRMTVFPQKQYAQTEQDVRIDGAGGVSTGKGMKAYLKESRIHLLSNVRGQYEAR, encoded by the coding sequence ATGCTGAGCAAAAAGATTCGCAACTTCCTGCTATTCGGGGTCATCGCCGCGCTGTTCCTGGCGGTGGGCTACTGGAATATCAGCCCGGAGCGCTTTCTCGACCAGCCTGCTGCGCAGGTTGACGAGGGGGCTATCGACTATTACGCCACCAATGCCAAGAGCGTGCAGTTCCTGCCCGACGGCAAGGTGCAGTACGAGATGACCTCGGACAAGGTCGAGCACGTCAAGGCCAGCGAAATCACCCTGCTGACCAACCCGGACATGAATATTTACCGCGGCACCGAGTTCCCGTGGCACGTCACCAGCAAGCGTGGCGAGGTCAACCCGGACGGTACCGAGGTGGAACTGATCGACTCGGTGCGCGTTGCGCGCACTGACGATAAAAATCGTGAGACCGTGATTACCAGCAGTCGCATGACCGTATTCCCGCAGAAGCAATATGCGCAGACCGAGCAAGACGTTAGAATCGACGGCGCTGGCGGTGTATCGACTGGCAAGGGAATGAAAGCGTATTTGAAAGAAAGCAGGATACACCTGCTATCGAACGTAAGAGGACAGTATGAGGCTCGTTAA
- a CDS encoding class II fumarate hydratase, with protein sequence MSNTRIERDSMGELQVPAEALYGAQTQRAVNNFPISHQRMPAQFIRALILAKAAAAKVNVDLKQISEGQGKAIVDAAQGLLEGDFMPHFPVDIFQTGSGTSSNMNANEVIATLATRLLGESVNPNDHVNCGQSSNDIIPTTIHVSAALVLHEQTLPALLHLVQVIERKAEEVHPFIKTGRTHLMDAMPVRMSQVLNGWAQQLKANIGHLQDLLPSLQALAQGGTAVGTGINAHPEFAARFSQQLSSLTGVKFTPGKNLFALIGSQDTAVAVSGQLKATAVSLMKIANDLRWMNSGPLAGLGEIELEGLQPGSSIMPGKVNPVIPEATAMVAAQVIGNDTVITVAGQSGNFELNVMLPIIAQNLLSSLELLANSSRLLADKAIASFKVNEAKLKEALSRNPILVTALNPIIGYQKAAEIAKKAYQQGRPVIEVALEHTDLPRSQLEILLDPEKLTAGGV encoded by the coding sequence ATGAGTAACACCCGTATCGAACGCGACAGCATGGGCGAACTGCAAGTACCTGCCGAGGCCTTGTACGGTGCGCAAACCCAGCGCGCGGTGAACAATTTCCCGATCAGTCATCAACGCATGCCGGCGCAATTCATTCGCGCTCTGATCCTGGCCAAGGCGGCTGCCGCCAAGGTCAACGTCGACCTCAAGCAAATCAGCGAAGGGCAGGGCAAGGCCATCGTCGACGCCGCCCAAGGTTTGCTGGAAGGCGACTTCATGCCGCATTTTCCGGTGGATATCTTCCAGACTGGCTCCGGCACCAGCTCCAACATGAACGCCAACGAAGTGATTGCCACCCTGGCCACGCGCTTGCTCGGCGAGTCGGTCAACCCCAACGACCACGTGAACTGCGGCCAGAGCAGCAACGACATCATCCCGACCACGATCCACGTCAGTGCCGCGCTGGTCCTGCATGAGCAAACCCTCCCGGCCCTGCTGCACCTGGTACAGGTCATCGAGCGGAAAGCCGAAGAGGTTCACCCGTTCATCAAGACCGGCCGTACGCACCTGATGGACGCCATGCCCGTACGCATGAGCCAGGTGCTCAACGGTTGGGCGCAGCAGCTCAAGGCCAATATCGGTCACCTGCAAGATCTTCTGCCGAGCCTGCAAGCACTGGCCCAAGGTGGTACGGCAGTCGGCACCGGGATCAACGCACACCCGGAATTCGCGGCGCGTTTCAGCCAGCAACTGAGCAGCCTGACCGGCGTGAAATTCACACCCGGCAAGAACCTGTTTGCCCTGATTGGCTCGCAGGACACAGCCGTCGCAGTCTCTGGCCAGTTGAAAGCCACCGCCGTGTCGCTGATGAAAATCGCCAACGACCTGCGCTGGATGAACTCCGGCCCACTCGCCGGCCTGGGTGAAATCGAGCTGGAAGGCTTGCAGCCGGGCTCTTCGATCATGCCCGGCAAGGTCAACCCGGTAATTCCGGAAGCCACGGCAATGGTTGCCGCTCAGGTCATCGGCAATGACACGGTGATCACCGTCGCCGGTCAGTCAGGCAACTTCGAGCTGAACGTGATGCTGCCGATCATCGCGCAGAACCTGCTCAGCAGCCTGGAATTACTGGCCAATTCCAGTCGTTTGCTGGCCGACAAGGCCATCGCCAGCTTCAAGGTCAACGAAGCCAAGCTCAAGGAAGCGCTGTCGCGCAACCCGATCCTGGTGACCGCACTCAACCCGATCATCGGTTACCAAAAGGCTGCTGAAATCGCCAAGAAGGCCTATCAACAAGGCCGTCCGGTGATTGAGGTCGCTCTTGAACACACCGACTTGCCGCGCAGCCAACTGGAGATCCTGCTGGACCCGGAAAAGCTCACCGCTGGCGGTGTGTAA